In a single window of the Antedon mediterranea chromosome 1, ecAntMedi1.1, whole genome shotgun sequence genome:
- the LOC140043896 gene encoding LOW QUALITY PROTEIN: cullin-4A-like (The sequence of the model RefSeq protein was modified relative to this genomic sequence to represent the inferred CDS: substituted 4 bases at 4 genomic stop codons), with translation NVLFSAKYVDSKLKTGNKEATEEELERLLDKILVIFRFIHGKDVFEAFYKKDLAKRLLVGKSASVPLISXEIDMLKYECGGAFTSKLEGMFKDMELSKDIMVAFKQHMHHQSVPGNIEMTVNILTMGYWPTYTPMEVHLPSNMVKLQELFKTFYLSKHNGRKLQWQPNLGHCVMKASFKKSMIELSVSLFQTLVLLMFNDSTECTLEDIKQATGIEDSELRRTLQSLACGKARVILKTPKSKDVFDGDKFVYNTRESFYYWLIDXLLIYXXIEEQVNTQERVFQDRQYQIDAAIVRIMKMRKKLSHTLLVSELYNQLKFPVKPTDFKKQIESLIERDYMERDKDSSNQYHYVA, from the exons aatgtcttgTTTTCAGCCAAATATGTTGACAGCAAATTGAAGACGGGGAACAAGGAAGCGACGGAAGAGGAATTGGAAAGACTGCTGGATAAAATTCTTGTAATCTTTAGATTCATTCATG GGAAAGATGTGTTTGAGGCATTTTACAAAAAAGACCTTGCAAAGAGGTTACTAGTCGGCAAGAGTGCGTCCGTACCATTAATATCATGAGAAAT tgatatgctcaaatatg aaTGTGGTGGAGCATTTACAAGTAAGTTGGAAGGCATGTTTAAAGATATGGAGTTATCCAAAGACATCATGGTAGCATTCAAGCAG CATATGCATCACCAATCAGTGCCGGGCAATATTGAGATGACCGTCAACATATTGACTATGGGCTACTGGCCTACGTACACACCGATGGAGGTGCACCTGCCCTCAAAC atggTGAAATTACAAGAGTTATTCAAAACGTTCTACCTTAGCAAACACAACGGACGCAAGTTACAATGGCAACCAAACCTAGGTCATTGCGTCATGAAAGCCTCCTTTAAAAAG AGTATGATAGAACTCAGCGTATCATTATTCCAAACTCTTGTATTACTTATGTTTAATGACAGTACAGAGTGCACATTAGAAGACATTAAACAGGCAACAGGAATTG aGGATAGTGAGCTCCGAAGAACACTTCAGTCTCTTGCTTGCGGCAAGGCTCGGGTGATACTTAAAACTCCCAAG agtaAAGATGTGTTTGATGGTGATAAGTTTGTTTACAATACTCGCGAGAGTTTCT ATtattggttgattgattgattattgatttattgataGATTGAGGAGCAAGTGAATACACAGGAACGCGTCTTCCAAGACCGACAGTATCAAATTGATGCAGCAATTGTGCGCATCATGAAGATGAGGAAGAAGCTAAGTCACACACTATTGGTCTCAGAGCTCTATAACCAGTTGAAGTTTCCAGTAAAG CCAACAGATTTTAAGAAACAAATAGAAAGCTTGATAGAGCGTGATTACATGGAACGAGATAAGGACAGTTCCAATCAGTACCATTACGTAGCATAG